Proteins found in one Solitalea lacus genomic segment:
- a CDS encoding lipid A deacylase LpxR family protein → MNRSIFFWACVLFLFFFEQNIFAQKIKQFHYQLSGKTDNDSYAFTGGDRYYSNGLFISLRKAINSENKSWSPNTAKKIYGIELGHEIYMSNVSQRGYYQEDLIDRPYAGYIYINGLWAIHYINESSLQFSGAVGIIGPSTKVDQLQSWTHNAFGYYHPMGWEHQIEDLWGINLSINYRRMLLNNKAGKRFFDASIIGKGDLGTFFSGASASGIIRLGKLEKAFNSCVFNAKPTNSKNASINERDHEWAFYLQPSFNYVAYNATIQGGMFSTQFSSEEIVKPIQPWYFGQQVGFMYSQNRWGVDLSYNFKSKETKHAVKTNQYGSFKLLYFFN, encoded by the coding sequence TTGAATCGATCTATATTCTTCTGGGCATGTGTGCTTTTTTTATTCTTTTTTGAACAGAATATATTCGCTCAAAAAATTAAGCAGTTTCATTATCAATTAAGCGGCAAAACCGATAATGATTCCTATGCTTTTACTGGAGGTGATCGTTATTATTCAAATGGATTATTCATCTCTTTACGCAAAGCAATAAATTCAGAAAACAAAAGCTGGTCGCCAAATACTGCAAAGAAAATTTATGGAATTGAGTTAGGGCATGAAATTTATATGTCTAATGTTTCGCAACGTGGATATTATCAAGAAGATCTTATTGACAGACCTTATGCGGGTTATATTTATATAAATGGTTTATGGGCAATTCATTATATAAATGAATCTTCCTTACAATTTTCAGGTGCAGTAGGTATAATTGGCCCTTCAACCAAAGTAGATCAGCTTCAAAGTTGGACGCATAATGCATTTGGTTATTATCATCCAATGGGTTGGGAGCATCAAATCGAAGATTTATGGGGGATTAATCTCAGTATTAATTATCGTAGAATGCTATTAAATAATAAGGCAGGCAAGCGTTTTTTTGATGCATCTATAATTGGCAAGGGTGATTTAGGAACTTTCTTTTCAGGGGCATCTGCTAGTGGAATTATTCGGCTAGGTAAATTGGAAAAAGCCTTTAATAGCTGTGTGTTTAATGCCAAACCAACTAATAGCAAGAATGCATCAATTAATGAGCGTGATCATGAATGGGCCTTTTACTTGCAGCCATCCTTTAATTACGTTGCATATAATGCAACAATACAAGGCGGTATGTTTTCTACTCAATTTTCGTCTGAAGAAATTGTGAAACCTATTCAGCCTTGGTATTTTGGTCAGCAAGTAGGTTTTATGTATTCCCAAAATCGTTGGGGAGTAGATTTATCCTACAACTTTAAATCGAAAGAAACAAAGCATGCTGTTAAAACCAATCAATACGGTTCATTCAAACTACTTTATTTCTTTAATTAA
- the msrA gene encoding peptide-methionine (S)-S-oxide reductase MsrA, with the protein MKDLIMQAGEKSFLSLMLIVFCVTACAQKPEERKIKPLQVNNVSKQMGNNNIIDTVTFGAGCFWCVEAVFQQLKGVKSVESGYSGGQTDNPTYKEICTGETGHAEVAQIVYDPKVISFGELLEAFWSSHDPTTLNRQGADQGTQYRSVIFYHNNEQKELAEQYKKELDASGAFKNPIVTEIAPFSKFYKAEAYHQNYYNLNGDAPYCQFVIAPKLEKFKRVFKDKLKE; encoded by the coding sequence ATGAAAGATTTAATCATGCAAGCTGGCGAAAAGAGTTTTTTGAGCCTAATGTTAATTGTGTTTTGTGTTACTGCTTGCGCTCAAAAGCCTGAAGAAAGGAAAATTAAACCGTTACAAGTAAACAATGTTTCAAAGCAGATGGGAAATAATAATATAATAGATACAGTCACATTTGGTGCAGGCTGTTTTTGGTGTGTTGAAGCAGTATTTCAACAATTAAAAGGAGTTAAATCGGTTGAATCAGGATATTCAGGCGGTCAGACGGATAATCCGACTTATAAAGAAATATGCACCGGAGAAACCGGTCATGCCGAAGTTGCCCAAATTGTGTATGATCCAAAGGTCATTAGTTTTGGTGAGTTACTTGAAGCTTTTTGGAGCAGTCACGATCCAACTACTCTAAATCGACAAGGTGCCGATCAAGGCACACAGTACCGTTCGGTAATTTTTTACCATAATAATGAACAAAAAGAACTTGCAGAACAGTATAAAAAAGAATTGGATGCGTCTGGAGCATTTAAAAATCCAATTGTTACTGAAATAGCTCCATTTTCTAAATTTTATAAGGCCGAAGCTTACCACCAGAATTATTACAATTTAAACGGGGATGCTCCGTATTGTCAATTTGTAATTGCCCCTAAATTGGAAAAATTTAAAAGGGTGTTTAAAGATAAGCTGAAAGAGTAA
- the pafA gene encoding alkaline phosphatase PafA, translated as MLKNSILTIAIIVTCLNTSAQSSTKQTPTKPKLVVGIVVDQMRYDYLYRYFDKYSSGGFKRLMQQGSNCKNNHYSYVPTYTGPGHASVYTGSVPAINGIAGNDWYDKNIKKGMYCTEDTTVVTVGSTSKAGLMSPKNLLVTTITDQLRLSNNFGSRVIGVSQKDRGSILPAGHTANAAYWFDSSAGNWITSSFYMNELPKWVKEVNEKRPADSYLNQIWTTLLPINQYTESATDDQAFERPLPGEEKPVFPHKAVNYEVLRTTPFGNTLTKDFAINILKNEQLGKGKYTDFLAVSFSSTDYVGHAFGPNSIEAQDTYMRLDKDISELLTFLDSYLGKENVLVFLTADHGVANVAGYNLSVKIPAGINDDRKISKALNTHLSEKLGDGKWIEYAINDQLYFNHSFLKEKSVKYEDVFTLVKDFLMQLDGIANVIDLNNISNALVPDYQLRMIKNGINVKRSGDVYIMEKPSWMSGSKMQGTTHGSIYTNDTHVPLIWYGWNIQPKSISQRTEIVDIAATLATLLNIQEPVGCVGLPIQDLTK; from the coding sequence ATGCTCAAAAATTCCATTTTAACTATTGCAATAATAGTAACCTGTCTTAACACTTCAGCTCAAAGTTCTACAAAACAAACTCCAACTAAACCCAAATTGGTGGTTGGTATTGTGGTGGATCAAATGAGATACGATTACCTCTATCGTTATTTCGATAAATACTCCTCTGGTGGATTTAAACGATTAATGCAGCAAGGATCTAATTGCAAAAACAATCATTACAGTTATGTACCCACATATACTGGCCCAGGACACGCTTCAGTTTATACAGGAAGTGTACCAGCAATAAATGGGATAGCAGGTAATGATTGGTATGATAAAAATATTAAAAAGGGAATGTATTGTACCGAGGATACTACAGTGGTAACCGTAGGCAGTACTTCAAAGGCAGGGCTAATGTCCCCTAAAAATTTACTCGTAACTACAATTACCGATCAATTACGTTTGTCAAATAACTTTGGTTCACGAGTAATTGGAGTTTCTCAAAAAGACAGAGGTTCTATTTTACCTGCAGGACATACTGCTAACGCAGCTTATTGGTTCGATTCTTCAGCAGGAAACTGGATTACGAGTTCCTTTTATATGAATGAACTTCCTAAATGGGTTAAAGAAGTTAATGAAAAGCGTCCAGCCGATAGTTATCTTAATCAAATCTGGACAACTCTATTACCAATTAATCAATATACTGAAAGTGCAACCGATGATCAAGCATTTGAAAGGCCGCTTCCTGGTGAAGAAAAACCAGTGTTTCCACATAAAGCTGTAAACTATGAAGTATTAAGAACAACTCCATTCGGCAATACCTTGACCAAAGATTTTGCTATTAACATATTAAAAAATGAGCAATTGGGTAAAGGTAAATATACTGACTTTCTTGCAGTGAGTTTCTCTTCAACTGATTATGTTGGTCATGCTTTTGGCCCTAATTCAATTGAAGCGCAAGACACTTATATGCGTTTAGATAAAGATATTTCAGAACTCTTAACCTTTCTAGATTCGTATTTAGGGAAAGAGAATGTGCTTGTTTTCTTAACAGCCGACCATGGGGTAGCTAATGTAGCAGGATATAATTTGAGCGTAAAAATCCCGGCAGGAATTAATGATGACAGGAAAATTAGCAAGGCTTTAAATACTCACCTTTCCGAAAAATTGGGAGACGGTAAATGGATTGAATATGCTATTAATGATCAATTATATTTCAACCATTCTTTCTTAAAAGAAAAAAGTGTGAAGTATGAAGATGTATTTACACTTGTTAAAGATTTTTTAATGCAATTGGATGGAATAGCTAATGTGATCGATTTGAATAATATTTCCAATGCTCTCGTACCAGATTATCAACTTAGAATGATCAAAAACGGCATCAATGTTAAACGTTCAGGGGATGTTTATATAATGGAAAAACCAAGCTGGATGTCGGGAAGTAAAATGCAGGGAACAACACACGGCAGTATATATACTAATGATACTCATGTTCCACTTATTTGGTATGGTTGGAATATTCAACCAAAATCAATCAGTCAACGTACCGAAATTGTTGATATTGCAGCCACCCTTGCAACTTTGCTAAATATCCAAGAACCAGTAGGTTGTGTAGGACTACCAATTCAGGATTTAACAAAATAG
- a CDS encoding TIGR00266 family protein, whose translation MKSNHEIDFRIYGEELQCVEVELDPQETVVAESGSFMMMDQEIQMQTIFGDGSQQNTGFMGKLFSAGKRLLTGESLFMTAFTNQGINKRHVTFAAPYPGRIIPMDLHQLGGSLICQKDAFLCAAKGVSIGIEFQRKLGTGLFGGEGFIMEKLEGDGLAFVHAGGMVVERELHPGEVLKVDTGCIVAFTNTVDYDIQFVGGIKNSLFGGEGLFFATLRGPGKVWIQSLPISRLAGRILSMATGPRKEEGSILGGLGNLIDGD comes from the coding sequence ATGAAAAGCAATCATGAAATTGATTTTCGCATTTATGGCGAAGAATTACAATGTGTAGAAGTTGAGCTTGATCCACAAGAAACGGTTGTTGCCGAATCAGGAAGTTTTATGATGATGGATCAAGAAATTCAAATGCAAACCATCTTTGGAGATGGTAGTCAGCAAAATACAGGTTTTATGGGTAAGCTTTTTTCGGCAGGAAAACGCTTACTAACTGGTGAAAGTTTGTTTATGACTGCCTTTACCAATCAGGGTATAAATAAAAGGCACGTAACATTTGCTGCACCTTATCCAGGAAGAATTATTCCAATGGATTTGCATCAGTTAGGAGGGAGTTTAATTTGTCAGAAAGATGCTTTTTTATGTGCTGCAAAAGGCGTTTCAATTGGAATAGAGTTTCAACGTAAGCTAGGGACTGGTTTATTCGGTGGAGAAGGATTCATCATGGAAAAACTGGAAGGTGATGGATTGGCTTTCGTGCATGCCGGGGGCATGGTGGTAGAAAGAGAGCTCCATCCAGGTGAAGTTTTAAAAGTAGACACAGGATGTATTGTAGCATTTACTAATACAGTAGATTATGATATTCAGTTTGTTGGCGGAATTAAAAATTCATTATTTGGAGGTGAAGGGTTGTTTTTTGCCACTCTACGCGGGCCAGGTAAAGTTTGGATTCAGTCATTGCCAATTTCTCGTCTGGCTGGAAGAATTCTTTCAATGGCAACAGGTCCAAGAAAAGAAGAAGGAAGTATTTTGGGTGGTCTAGGTAATTTAATTGACGGTGACTAA
- a CDS encoding DPP IV N-terminal domain-containing protein, with translation MSFLSLILLLTGYSSNAQYFGRNKVQYEKFKFKLLKTPHFDIYNYMNNDTVINKFADMSERWYHRHRSVLEHRFDNKNPIMIYNNHSDFSQTTLSDENIGQGTGGVTEGYRGRVFMPFFEANAQTDHVLGHELVHAFQYDILKNADSLSLYNIQNLPLWMVEGMAEYLSLGRKDSHTAMWMRDAVVSKDFPSLKDLTTTNKYFPYRYGQAFWAFVAGVWGDTVVKPLFVNTAKFGYQMAVDSTLGYEERVLSNMWKTRTIENYKPFMQDTIALVGKKLIRQEDLGEMNISPVLSPDGNYVTFFSEKNLFSIDLFLADVRSGRVIRKLSSQAEKLHVDNYNYIQDAGTWSPDGQRYAYIVMIKGKSVLVLVDVRSGRTIEEIKINSLPYFSNPSWSPDGKQMLISAMNNGKSDLFIYNLQTKKVRRLTDDYHSEFHGSWSNNGKYIVFSSDRGSDTDLPKLKFGSNKICIYNLESNTIEVLDFFPGANNFNAQFSNDDKKIFFLSNADGMRNLYEYTIETKEIYKLTKYFTGISGITEDAPAFSVGGKNDLIAYCLFRHGDYNLYKADAADFPRFKVDPQVTDFTASLLPPFDLPKESILSKNLENIKIPYNSSDYLKAPYRPKFSLVTVQQSGVGVGYNSQFGTGVAGGVGFLFGDILDRNQLFAVAQVNGEIYDIGGGVTYLNRAGRVNWGLGLSHTPYLSAYYGEPTYTDDSRTVVEYPFYRQRTFIEELAFYSYYPVSQTLRWELSTSLNHYSYRIDKYSDYYEASTGYPLGSDRQKLDSRALGFTPFNLLNLQGAFVGDNSQFGLTAPVKGERFRFQLGQSIGTYNFTSATADYRKYLYYKPWTIAFRGMYYGRYGSVKDLNFLYPIYIGYDQLVRAYNTNSLYNNFSFNGEGINERQLLGDHMAIANFEVRFPLTGPEKLSKIKSGFLFSDLAFFVDGGLAWRNGYPVQLSWKPEPYVPPIYDQGGNLVSPEKLVYSPIVSSGLTLRVNLFGYAVLEPYVAIPFQRYNPKPYFGLFISGGGW, from the coding sequence ATGAGTTTCCTCTCATTAATTTTGTTATTAACCGGATACTCCTCTAATGCACAGTATTTTGGAAGAAATAAGGTGCAATATGAGAAGTTTAAGTTCAAGCTCCTAAAGACACCACATTTCGATATTTATAATTACATGAATAACGATACGGTGATCAATAAATTCGCAGATATGAGCGAAAGATGGTACCATCGTCATAGAAGTGTACTTGAGCATCGATTTGATAATAAAAATCCAATAATGATTTATAATAACCATTCGGATTTTTCGCAGACCACTTTATCTGATGAGAATATTGGTCAAGGAACCGGTGGTGTTACTGAAGGTTATAGAGGCCGGGTATTTATGCCTTTCTTTGAGGCCAATGCACAAACAGATCACGTATTAGGACATGAGTTGGTGCATGCCTTCCAATATGACATTCTAAAAAATGCTGACTCATTAAGTTTATATAACATTCAGAACCTTCCTTTATGGATGGTTGAGGGTATGGCTGAATACTTATCTTTAGGCAGAAAGGATTCACATACTGCTATGTGGATGCGTGATGCTGTAGTTAGCAAAGACTTCCCAAGCTTAAAAGACCTTACTACAACCAATAAGTATTTCCCATATCGTTACGGACAAGCATTTTGGGCTTTTGTAGCAGGAGTTTGGGGGGATACCGTTGTTAAACCACTGTTTGTGAATACTGCAAAGTTTGGCTATCAAATGGCTGTTGACAGTACTTTGGGGTATGAAGAAAGAGTTTTATCCAATATGTGGAAAACTCGAACAATTGAAAATTACAAACCATTTATGCAAGATACTATTGCATTAGTGGGTAAAAAGTTAATCCGTCAGGAAGATTTAGGCGAAATGAATATTTCTCCAGTTTTAAGCCCTGATGGTAATTACGTAACCTTTTTCAGTGAGAAGAATCTGTTTTCTATTGACTTATTCCTGGCTGATGTAAGATCTGGTCGTGTAATCAGAAAACTTTCATCACAGGCGGAAAAATTACACGTAGATAACTACAATTACATACAGGATGCTGGTACCTGGTCTCCAGATGGTCAACGGTATGCTTATATCGTAATGATTAAAGGGAAAAGTGTATTGGTGCTTGTTGATGTTAGAAGCGGTAGAACTATAGAAGAAATAAAGATTAACTCTCTCCCCTATTTTTCTAATCCATCATGGTCTCCTGATGGTAAACAAATGCTAATTTCAGCCATGAATAATGGCAAGTCTGATTTATTCATTTATAATCTTCAAACCAAAAAAGTTAGAAGATTAACAGATGATTATCATTCAGAATTTCATGGAAGCTGGTCTAATAATGGCAAATACATAGTATTTTCATCAGACAGAGGTTCAGATACAGATTTGCCTAAACTTAAATTCGGCTCAAATAAAATTTGTATTTATAACTTGGAAAGTAACACAATTGAAGTGCTGGACTTTTTCCCTGGTGCGAATAATTTCAATGCTCAATTTTCTAATGATGATAAAAAGATATTCTTCCTTTCTAACGCAGATGGTATGCGTAATCTGTATGAATACACTATCGAAACAAAAGAGATTTATAAGTTAACAAAATATTTTACAGGAATAAGCGGTATTACAGAAGATGCACCTGCATTTAGCGTTGGTGGCAAAAATGATTTAATTGCTTATTGTTTGTTCCGCCACGGGGATTATAATTTATACAAGGCAGATGCTGCTGATTTTCCGCGCTTCAAAGTTGATCCTCAAGTAACTGATTTTACTGCTTCATTACTACCTCCTTTTGATCTTCCCAAAGAAAGTATTTTGAGCAAAAATTTGGAAAATATTAAAATTCCTTACAATTCATCAGATTACTTAAAAGCACCTTATCGACCTAAATTTAGCTTGGTTACTGTTCAGCAGAGCGGTGTGGGTGTAGGGTATAACTCACAATTTGGAACAGGAGTAGCTGGAGGCGTTGGATTTTTATTTGGTGATATTTTGGATCGCAATCAACTTTTCGCAGTTGCACAAGTAAACGGTGAAATATATGATATAGGTGGTGGGGTAACTTATTTAAATCGTGCTGGAAGAGTTAATTGGGGGTTGGGTCTATCACATACTCCTTATTTAAGTGCTTATTATGGTGAACCAACATATACCGACGACTCTAGAACTGTGGTTGAGTATCCTTTCTACAGACAGCGTACCTTTATTGAGGAATTGGCATTCTATAGCTATTATCCTGTATCACAAACATTAAGGTGGGAACTAAGTACGAGTCTCAATCATTATAGTTATCGCATCGATAAGTATAGCGACTACTATGAAGCATCAACCGGTTATCCATTAGGAAGCGACAGGCAGAAGCTTGACTCTCGAGCACTTGGATTTACACCATTTAACTTGTTAAACCTGCAAGGTGCTTTTGTTGGTGATAATTCTCAATTTGGATTAACTGCTCCGGTAAAAGGTGAGCGCTTTAGGTTTCAATTAGGCCAAAGCATTGGAACGTATAATTTCACTTCTGCAACAGCTGATTATCGCAAATACTTGTACTATAAACCATGGACAATTGCATTCAGAGGAATGTATTATGGAAGGTATGGCTCTGTTAAAGATTTAAATTTCCTTTATCCTATATATATTGGATATGACCAACTAGTGAGGGCATATAACACAAACTCTTTGTATAATAATTTTAGCTTTAATGGAGAAGGAATTAATGAACGACAATTGTTGGGTGACCACATGGCCATTGCTAATTTTGAGGTTCGCTTTCCATTAACAGGTCCTGAAAAGCTTTCAAAAATTAAATCAGGCTTTTTATTCTCCGATCTGGCATTTTTTGTTGATGGTGGTTTAGCTTGGAGAAATGGTTATCCTGTACAACTTTCTTGGAAACCAGAGCCATATGTACCTCCTATTTATGACCAAGGAGGAAACTTAGTTTCTCCTGAAAAACTAGTATACTCACCAATAGTAAGTTCAGGTTTAACTTTAAGAGTGAATCTTTTTGGTTATGCAGTTTTGGAACCTTATGTAGCAATTCCATTTCAACGATATAATCCTAAACCTTATTTCGGACTATTCATTTCTGGCGGAGGTTGGTAA
- a CDS encoding Rieske (2Fe-2S) protein → MALKWYKLDSVAWRPADSNGLYHVGFAQIQGRKFCLIKKGNSFYGVQNNCPHAGGNLSSGWIENDKLVCPVHRHTFDLITGRGSVDQGDCVRTYNLKSINDQIYIELPLSMINPLNWFKLL, encoded by the coding sequence ATGGCTTTAAAATGGTATAAATTAGATAGTGTTGCCTGGAGGCCTGCTGATTCAAATGGCTTATATCATGTTGGATTTGCCCAAATTCAAGGACGCAAATTTTGCCTGATTAAAAAAGGAAATTCATTTTATGGCGTTCAAAACAATTGTCCACATGCCGGAGGAAATTTAAGTTCTGGCTGGATTGAAAATGATAAGCTAGTCTGCCCGGTTCATAGGCATACTTTCGACTTAATTACAGGACGAGGTTCAGTTGATCAAGGAGATTGTGTCCGCACCTACAATCTGAAAAGCATTAACGACCAGATTTATATTGAACTTCCTTTGTCAATGATCAATCCACTAAATTGGTTTAAACTACTTTAA
- a CDS encoding penicillin-binding protein 1A encodes MFSKISSSIRNFFKKINAFLPKNKFLRVLIYLFVSVIVFFLAVDLNLFWLFGYSPGFKDLKNPPLATASELYSADSVLIGRYYKENRTPVEYKDLPENLKNALIDTEDARFYNHSGIDIRSLFSSIFSTLSGDRRGASTITQQLSKNLYQTRRQKSFGLLTHIPVLRTLIYKTKEWITAVKLEMVYSKNEILTLYLNTVPFGNNSFGIKVAANKYFNKQVNQLATEESAVLIGMLKATSTYNPISNPEKSAERRNVVLSQMEKYHHLSKSEYDHLSKLPIILDLRYKEDNLQEKDSYIRAAVANWLKDWAKENEYDIYADGLKIYTTIDSRMQKYAEEAVADRMAWIQRRFYGYWQKRNPWTNEEGDEIPNYLETMIERLPLYKDLQKKFKGNVDSINAALNSPKRMKVFTWKGERDTTFSTIDSVQYYSKILQVGMLTVEPSSSHIKTWVGGINNDYFKFDHVIQSKRQAGSTFKPFVYLTAIDKGMSPCDKIKDQPVTINYIENGEPKSWSPKNADWHFTGYDMTLRWAMGKSCNSVTAQLTEKVGWDNVVKYAHKCGIESPLKSVPSVGLGSNDVNLFEMVSAYSVFLNKGVYSKPLLVTKIYDKDGKMIKEFKPEPKRVLSEETAWLMIYMLQGGIQEPGGTSQALWEYDLFKNGNEIGGKTGTTSNYSDGWYMGVTKDLVTGTWVGCDDRNIHFMSSAYGEGSKTALPIFGKFMEKVYSDPHLGITMGKFPKPTIKIKTKYYCPTSVPRRDTTSGTDSADVEYETMPDSINTEL; translated from the coding sequence ATGTTCAGTAAGATTAGTTCGTCAATCAGAAATTTCTTCAAGAAAATCAACGCTTTTCTACCAAAAAATAAGTTTTTAAGAGTTTTAATTTACCTTTTTGTTTCGGTAATAGTCTTCTTTCTGGCTGTTGACCTAAATTTATTTTGGCTGTTCGGTTACTCACCAGGATTTAAAGATCTGAAAAATCCACCTCTTGCCACTGCGTCTGAACTTTACAGTGCCGATAGTGTTTTAATTGGCAGGTATTATAAAGAAAACCGTACTCCGGTAGAGTATAAAGATCTTCCTGAAAATCTTAAAAATGCTTTAATTGATACTGAAGATGCTCGTTTTTACAATCACTCAGGCATTGATATCCGTTCGTTGTTTTCAAGTATCTTTTCCACTCTAAGTGGTGATAGGCGGGGAGCTAGTACCATAACACAACAACTTTCTAAAAACTTGTATCAAACCCGCAGGCAAAAATCATTTGGATTGTTAACGCATATTCCAGTTTTACGCACACTTATTTATAAAACTAAAGAATGGATTACAGCGGTTAAACTCGAAATGGTTTATTCTAAAAATGAGATCCTGACACTTTACCTTAACACAGTGCCTTTCGGAAATAATTCTTTCGGAATTAAAGTTGCTGCAAATAAATACTTTAATAAACAAGTTAATCAATTAGCAACGGAAGAATCTGCGGTGTTAATTGGAATGCTTAAAGCAACGTCAACTTACAATCCTATTTCAAATCCTGAAAAATCTGCGGAACGCCGCAATGTGGTGCTTTCACAAATGGAAAAGTATCATCATTTATCTAAGTCTGAATACGACCATTTATCCAAGTTGCCAATAATCTTAGATCTTAGATATAAAGAAGATAATCTGCAAGAAAAGGATTCTTATATACGAGCTGCAGTAGCTAACTGGTTAAAAGATTGGGCTAAGGAAAACGAATATGACATTTATGCTGATGGTTTGAAAATTTATACAACAATTGATTCTCGGATGCAAAAATATGCCGAAGAAGCTGTAGCTGATCGTATGGCATGGATACAACGTCGATTTTACGGCTATTGGCAAAAACGTAACCCATGGACAAATGAAGAAGGTGATGAAATACCGAATTATTTAGAAACTATGATTGAGCGACTTCCGCTTTATAAAGATCTTCAAAAGAAATTTAAAGGCAATGTCGATTCCATAAATGCTGCTTTGAATTCTCCAAAACGAATGAAAGTGTTTACATGGAAAGGTGAACGAGATACCACTTTTTCAACTATAGACTCTGTGCAGTATTATTCTAAAATATTACAGGTAGGTATGCTTACTGTTGAACCTTCATCATCACACATTAAAACATGGGTCGGAGGTATTAATAATGACTATTTCAAATTTGATCACGTAATCCAATCTAAGCGGCAGGCTGGCTCAACATTTAAACCTTTTGTATATCTAACAGCAATTGATAAGGGAATGTCACCTTGCGATAAAATAAAAGATCAGCCTGTAACCATTAACTATATTGAAAATGGGGAACCCAAAAGTTGGTCACCTAAAAATGCAGATTGGCATTTTACAGGTTATGATATGACATTGCGTTGGGCAATGGGTAAATCATGTAACTCAGTCACAGCTCAATTGACCGAAAAAGTGGGTTGGGATAACGTTGTAAAGTATGCCCATAAATGCGGTATTGAAAGTCCTCTTAAATCTGTTCCATCGGTAGGACTGGGCTCAAATGATGTAAACCTTTTTGAAATGGTATCCGCTTATAGTGTATTTCTGAATAAAGGCGTTTATTCAAAACCGTTATTGGTTACTAAAATTTATGATAAAGATGGAAAAATGATAAAAGAGTTTAAACCCGAACCTAAACGTGTGTTAAGTGAAGAAACTGCTTGGTTAATGATTTATATGCTACAAGGAGGAATACAAGAACCTGGAGGTACCTCTCAAGCATTGTGGGAGTATGATTTATTTAAAAATGGAAATGAAATTGGAGGCAAAACAGGCACAACGTCCAATTATTCAGATGGTTGGTATATGGGGGTAACTAAAGATTTGGTTACCGGAACATGGGTTGGTTGTGATGACAGAAACATACACTTTATGTCAAGTGCATACGGAGAAGGTTCAAAAACAGCTTTGCCAATTTTTGGAAAATTTATGGAGAAAGTGTATTCCGACCCTCATTTAGGTATAACTATGGGTAAATTTCCTAAACCTACTATTAAAATCAAGACAAAGTATTATTGCCCTACTTCTGTCCCTCGGAGGGATACAACCTCTGGCACAGATAGTGCTGATGTAGAGTATGAAACAATGCCAGATAGCATAAATACCGAGTTATAA